A portion of the Kazachstania africana CBS 2517 chromosome 2, complete genome genome contains these proteins:
- the KAFR0B00160 gene encoding uncharacterized protein has translation MADTLQTYPKYNIPGEEGEHPYNFAVMRIFRRKVYAILAAQVIFVLVFAECIFHWKAVSIFISKNNWLSPLSGVIGTASILFLIYSPWNATSEKQILDEESLLKKNASVRFYELTIKQRVLYFIYTLAYSYQFTRLSLLNEDFDARFKSLITSSIIVFLIAGIVCDTRVGGKMGFIISKEILVLWITSVLLGTVFFVILIDQGISCSLAYNIWSALFLGMYPIFVFASMLRNFGPIKGCPDALFLFICIITIFPQFLKWIK, from the coding sequence ATGGCGGACACACTACAAACATATCCGAAATATAATATTCCTGGAGAAGAAGGGGAACATCCATATAATTTTGCTGTGATGAGAATTTTTCGTCGTAAGGTCTACGCTATCTTAGCAGCTCAGGTCATATTCGTACTTGTTTTCGCAGAGTGTATCTTCCACTGGAAAGCAGtatcaatatttattaGTAAAAACAACTGGTTGTCTCCTTTGAGTGGTGTAATTGGAACAGCATCAATACTATTTCTTATATACTCACCTTGGAATGCCACTTCTGAAAAACAAATCCTAGATGAAGAGTCACTGCTGAAAAAGAATGCCTCTGTGAGATTCTACGAATTAACCATCAAGCAACGAGTACTCTATTTCATCTATACTTTAGCTTATTCTTATCAATTCACTCGATTATCTTTGCTAAATGAAGACTTCGATGCTCGGttcaaatctttgataACCTCTTCAATAATTGTGTTCCTTATTGCAGGAATCGTTTGTGATACAAGAGTTGGAGGGAAAATGGGgtttattatttcaaaggAAATTCTGGTGCTATGGATAACTAGCGTCTTGCTCGGTACTGTCTTCTTTGTTATTTTAATCGATCAAGGAATTAGTTGTTCTTTAGCATATAATATATGGTCAGCACTGTTCTTAGGAATGTACCCAATTTTCGTATTTGCTTCTATGTTGCGGAACTTTGGTCCAATCAAGGGTTGCCCAGATGcactttttctttttatatgTATTATTACGATATTTCCACAGTTTCTAAAATGGATCAAATGA
- the KAFR0B00163 gene encoding uncharacterized protein translates to MNGKDENEEWHYQIDAINRKLPRYSIIFPKRSLGFISSFVYYSFFEYYSTFSSYSNCCTNTAYDPLEIQNILLLVCVRFELKRITSQRTSPFCNQIITSQRLLLAVYLLQILILSFCFINITGNALRKQ, encoded by the coding sequence ATGAATGGAAAGGATGAAAACGAAGAATGgcattatcaaattgacGCAATAAATAGGAAATTACCTAGATACAGCATAATCTTTCCGAAGCGCTCCCTTGGCTTCATTAGTTcttttgtatattattccttctttgaatattataGTACTTTTTCCAGCTATAGTAATTGTTGCACTAATACCGCATATGATCCTTTAGAGATACAAAATATCCTTTTGCTGGTATGTGTACGTTTCGAGCTCAAAAGAATAACTTCTCAGAGGACTTCTCCATTCTGTAATCAGATCATAACTTCTCAACGGCTTCTTCTAGCAGTATATTTGCTCCAAATATTAATTCTAAGTTTCTGTTTCATCAATATAACAGGAAATGCCCTAAGGAAGCAATAG
- the KAFR0B00166 gene encoding uncharacterized protein — protein MGNTPPQQRVREVPQIRDFTIRRFLYDSAVMVFSLHIMMLSWWFVRDVIGLFPMAVRLSCRCSRFRFAARTLNKWQSAVVKGAITIFGLIPAGTGYLSGSKCSDWWLALFGVESVSDYKSETKLCVTLGAITVTGLFASVAISSYGKDAGWFYTNENAVLPAGLVKRDQIGTYWAIHELGVGLGHNLTGNYEDVDAVIAYDLDPHHNVTVRALYNSTDIGEAALGYYIHTQGPQFHYTALYDVGDVTAVLEAGASHMLGNAANSNSTFTMRDTGSI, from the coding sequence ATGGGTAATACACCTCCGCAGCAACGTGTACGCGAAGTACCACAAATAAGGGATTTCACTATACGTAGATTTTTGTATGATTCGGCGGTTATGGTATTTTCACTTCATATAATGATGCTTAGCTGGTGGTTCGTTAGAGATGTAATAGGTTTATTTCCTATGGCAGTACGCTTATCCTGTCGCTGTAGCAGGTTTAGATTTGCAGCAAGAACTTTGAATAAATGGCAATCGGCAGTTGTTAAAGGAGCTATAACAATCTTTGGACTAATACCAGCAGGAACAGGATATCTCTCCGGTTCGAAATGTTCGGACTGGTGGCTAGCGCTTTTCGGCGTTGAGTCGGTGTCGGATTATAAATCGGAGACCAAGCTCTGTGTTACTTTGGGGGCAATAACTGTTACAGGACTATTCGCATCGGTAGCCATCAGTTCGTACGGAAAAGACGCAGGATGGTTCTATACTAACGAGAATGCAGTTCTGCCTGCAGGACTAGTCAAAAGAGACCAGATCGGGACTTACTGGGCAATACACGAGCTTGGAGTAGGGCTCGGCCATAACCTGACTGGCAACTATGAGGATGTGGATGCTGTGATTGCGTATGATCTAGACCCTCATCACAATGTGACAGTAAGAGCTCTCTATAATTCAACCGACATAGGAGAGGCAGCACTCGGTTATTATATACATACTCAAGGCCCACAATTTCACTACACGGCCCTATATGACGTGGGAGATGTGACGGCAGTGCTGGAAGCAGGTGCATCTCACATGCTAGGCAACGCTGCGAACTCCAACAGTACTTTCACAATGAGAGATACTGGCTCAATATAG
- the KAFR0B00180 gene encoding MFS transporter, which yields MYLEAFKNTFFVDLLEYFHLVNVHENIQNKYTERNDTSMYEDSSSADIESKAGRENPVGDSAPFLVDWNGNDDPDNPQNWSDLKKNLIVFEVILLTCTNYMGSSIYTPGQDGIQNDFHVGQVTATLNLSLYVLGCGLGQVFFSPLSEVAKIGRQQIYIVTFPIFMLIQIGCATVQNIEGLIILRLLTGILCSPPLSTGGASIADVIHPGKLTTYIALWAVGTLAAPIIGPLLGASMVVAKNWRWTFWLLLWLSIPCLICCIFFFPETSAANILSRRASRIRKQTGDNRYHTEQEMLDAGVTPKDFLINTLYRPIEIIVKEPIVLAFDVYTALCFGTLYLFFEALPIVFVENWGFTLIELGLSYFGFCVGCCVAFSVLLLFVSKIVKPRRQDGTFVPETFLILAMSVSWSLPCALFLFGWAAMTHWIVPIIAEIFFVLFAFNLFQTAFSYLALCYPNYIASVYAGNGLCRCVFGCAFPLFGRAMYNNLAIDGYPVGWGSSIIGFISLALALIPFVLYKYGEYLRSKSSFTG from the coding sequence ATGTATTTAGAAGCATTCAAAAACACTTTCTTCGTTGATTTGCTcgaatattttcatcttgtcAACGTACATGAAAATATACAGAACAAATATACAGAGAGAAATGATACCTCAATGTATGAGGATTCATCATCAGCTGACATAGAAAGTAAAGCGGGCAGAGAAAACCCGGTTGGAGACTCAGCTCCATTTTTAGTGGATTGGAATGGAAACGACGATCCTGATAATCCACAGAATTGGAGCGatttaaagaagaatttgatcGTTTTCGAAGTCATACTGCTGACGTGCACCAACTATATGGGATCATCAATTTATACCCCAGGACAAGATGGAATTCAGAATGATTTTCACGTAGGTCAAGTCACTGCTacattaaatttatcattgtACGTTCTTGGTTGTGGGTTAGGTCAAGTCTTCTTTTCACCACTGTCCGAAGTGGCCAAAATTGGTAGACAACAAATTTATATTGTTACTTTCCCTATATTTATGCTCATACAAATAGGTTGTGCAACAgtccaaaatattgaagggCTAATCATTTTGAGATTGCTAACCGGTATTTTATGCTCACCTCCCTTATCAACTGGTGGGGCTTCAATTGCCGATGTGATTCATCCTGGAAAGCTGACTACCTATATAGCGTTATGGGCTGTTGGAACTCTAGCCGCTCCAATCATTGGCCCACTATTAGGTGCTTCAATGGTAGTTGCTAAAAATTGGAGATGGACTTTTTGGTTATTATTATGGCTCTCTATTCCATGCCTGATATGTtgtatcttctttttccCTGAAACGTCAGCAGCGAATATTCTATCAAGAAGAGCTTCTAGAATTAGGAAACAAACAGGTGACAATAGATATCACACAGAACAAGAAATGCTTGATGCTGGTGTAACTCCCAAAGACTTCTTGATCAATACGCTTTATAGACCGATTGAAATCATTGTTAAAGAACCAATCGTCCTGGCATTTGATGTATACACAGCCCTTTGTTTCGGTACACTCtatcttttcttcgaaGCTTTACCCATTGtatttgttgaaaactGGGGCTTCACTTTGATTGAACTAGGGCTTTCTTATTTTGGATTTTGTGTTGGATGTTGCGTTGCATTTTCAGTTCTGCTATTATTTGTAAGCAAAATAGTGAAACCGAGACGTCAAGACGGTACATTTGTCCCTGAAACATTTCTAATACTCGCCATGTCTGTGAGTTGGAGTTTACCATGTGCattgtttctttttggaTGGGCTGCAATGACACACTGGATAGTTCCTATAATCgcagaaattttctttgttttattTGCCTTCAACCTATTTCAAACTGCTTTTTCATACTTAGCATTGTGTTATCCTAATTACATTGCTTCCGTCTATGCAGGTAATGGGTTATGCCGTTGCGTATTTGGTTGTGCTTTTCCATTATTTGGTAGAGCAATGTACAATAATTTAGCAATTGATGGCTATCCAGTGGGTTGGGGCTCATCCATCATTGGCTTCATATCACTAGCACTAGCCCTTATTCCATttgttttatataaatatggtGAATATTTACgttcaaaatcatctttcACAGGTTAA
- the KAFR0B00190 gene encoding NAD(P)-dependent alcohol dehydrogenase encodes MSYPEKFQGIAIVNPKDWKAPQKITYELKQFGPRDIDIDIEIECCGVCGSDIHCAASHWGDIGNDMVVSHEIIGKVIKLGPDCNTGLKLGDRVGVGAQAFSCLECDRCKEDNEPYCRNALWTYSSTYPDKYISKGGYASHIRVHEHFAIPIPEELPSHLTAPLLCGGITVFSPLLRNGCGPNKKVGIVGIGGIGHMGVLLAKAMGAEVFAFSRSHSKKEDSYKLGADHYIATKDDEGWEEKYYNTLDLVVVCASSLXXDIEIDKFVKVMRIGGTIISISAPDMSEKLTLSPLGLLGVKIGNSALGSISEIKTMLDLVAKKGVNLWVETVPISEAGVNEVFERMEKGDVRYRFTLVDFDKEFK; translated from the coding sequence ATGTCTTATCCAGAAAAGTTTCAAGGTATTGCCATAGTCAACCCTAAAGATTGGAAAGCACCCCAAAAAATAACCTACGAACTTAAACAGTTCGGTCCACGCGACATCGACATCGACATCGAGATTGAATGTTGTGGTGTCTGTGGTTCTGATATACATTGTGCAGCTTCTCACTGGGGTGATATTGGTAACGATATGGTTGTTAGTCATGAAATCATCGGCAAAGTGATAAAACTTGGTCCAGATTGTAACACTGGTTTGAAATTGGGTGACAGAGTTGGTGTCGGCGCACAAGCCTTTTCCTGTCTCGAATGTGACCGTTGCAAGGAAGACAATGAACCATACTGTAGGAACGCCCTTTGGACATACTCTAGTACTTATCCTGATAAATATATCAGTAAAGGCGGTTACGCTTCACACATTAGAGTCCATGAACATTTCGCTATCCCTATTCCTGAAGAACTTCCAAGTCATTTGACAGCACCATTATTATGTGGTGGAATCACCGTCTTTTCTCCATTATTAAGAAATGGTTGTGGACCAAACAAAAAAGTCGGTATCGTTGGTATTGGTGGAATAGGCCATATGGGTGTTCTATTGGCGAAGGCTATGGGAGCAGAAGTATTTGCCTTCTCTCGTTCGCATtccaagaaagaagattctTACAAGCTAGGTGCTGACCACTATATTGCCACTAAGGATGATGAAGGCTGGGAAGAAAAGTACTATAACACATTGGACCTAGTTGTCGTTTGTGCTTCATCGTTATNNNgagatattgaaattgataaatttgtcaAAGTTATGAGAATTGGGGGCACAATCATATCAATTAGTGCTCCAGATATGAGCGAAAAACTTACATTATCTCCACTAGGCCTTTTAGGTGTTAAGATAGGAAACAGTGCCTTAGGGTCTATCTCagaaataaaaacaatGCTTGATTTAGTCGCCAAAAAGGGCGTTAATTTATGGGTAGAGACTGTTCCTATTAGCGAAGCTGGCGTTAatgaagtttttgaaagaatggAAAAAGGTGATGTTAGATATAGATTCACACTTGTGGATTTCGATAAGGAATTTAAATAA
- the KAFR0B00200 gene encoding SKN1/KRE6 family beta-glucan synthesis-associated protein, whose translation MTSRNLTHGKESYSSSSLNEQDDRPLLNPFLASEEDISSKSSSLHYKNEYGHVDSGLGFDNSRQISDYDGYYSKTDNNDNNFINNSNNESDNTNSNLTPPVMNVHQSASSLNSTNDILSPAAFDRYPLIGSRVTSVANLDPSNLNGSVSPYSPGNRSNSTFSSVLNPFNAEQDFSPFGGYPTSSFPLLLEDKEDDDYLHNPDPEEEAKLDRQRFMEDFKHMSKRSFAGLAGILFIFLLGIFIFIVLPAITYSGAIYHNSTPDVTTILSLYSYPTLQAVRTNLVDPDTPESAYSRQAKDGDYWKLVFSDEFNAEGRTFYNGDDQFWQGPDFNYAATKDLEWYTPDAITTKDGTLKLRMDAFRSHDLYYRSGMLQSWNKLCFTEGILEISAQLPNYGSVSGLWPGLWTMGNLGRPGYMATTEGVWPYSYDSCDAGITPNQSSPDGISYLPGQRLSVCTCDGEDHPNQGTGRGAPEIDVIEGEVDTKLKVGLASQSLQVAPFDIWYMPDYDYIEIYNFSTTVMNTYAGGPFQQAISAVSTLNTTWYEFGPDAGYFQKFAIEYLNDDDDGYVRWFVGDTPTFTLYANALHPNGNIGWRRISKEPMSMIINLGISNNWAYIDWQMIFFPVTMSVDYVRIYQPNDSISITCDPADYPTYDYIIDHPKAYENVNYTSWEAAGYDIPKNALTGGCSSSKYKLASS comes from the coding sequence ATGACATCTAGAAATCTGACACATGGTAAGGAGTCGTACAGttcttcatctttgaaTGAACAAGACGACAGGCCCTTGTTGAATCCATTTTTGGCaagtgaagaagatatcTCTTCAAAGTCTTCTTCACTCCACTATAAAAATGAGTACGGTCACGTTGATTCTGGATTAGGTTTCGATAACAGTCGCCAAATATCAGATTACGATGGTTATTACTCGAAAACAGATAATAACGATAAtaacttcatcaataataGCAATAATGAAAGTGACAACACAAATAGCAATCTCACGCCTCCCGTAATGAATGTTCACCAGTCTGCATCTTCTCTGAACTCTACAAATGATATTCTTTCTCCTGCTGCCTTTGATAGATACCCTTTGATTGGATCGAGAGTAACGTCAGTCGCAAATTTAGATCCGTCCAATCTTAACGGCAGCGTATCTCCATATTCTCCGGGAAATAGATCTAATTCAACTTTCTCGTCTGTCCTGAACCCTTTCAATGCAGAACAAGATTTTTCTCCATTTGGCGGGTATccaacttcttctttcccACTTTTACTAGAggataaagaagatgatgactATTTACATAATCCTGACCCAGAGGAAGAAGCAAAATTGGACAGACAAAGATTCATGGAAGACTTCAAACATATGAGTAAGAGATCCTTTGCTGGTTTGGCTGGTATCTTATTCATTTTCCTCCTCGGTATATTCATATTCATCGTGCTACCTGCCATTACATATTCAGGAGCCATCTATCATAATTCAACTCCAGACGTAACTACTATCCTCAGTTTATACTCATATCCTACATTGCAGGCAGTCAGGACAAATTTGGTGGACCCTGATACCCCAGAAAGTGCATATTCAAGACAAGCTAAAGACGGTGATTATTGGAAATTGGTCTTTTCTGATGAATTTAATGCAGAAGGTAGAACTTTCTACAACGGTGATGACCAATTTTGGCAAGGTCCAGATTTTAACTATGCTGCCACAAAGGATTTGGAATGGTATACTCCAGATGCTATCACCACTAAGGATGGTACTTTAAAATTAAGAATGGATGCCTTTAGAAGTCATGACCTTTATTATAGATCTGGTATGTTACAAAGTTGGAATAAATTATGTTTCACTGAAGGTATATTGGAAATTTCTGCTCAATTACCAAATTACGGTAGTGTCTCGGGTCTATGGCCTGGTCTTTGGACAATGGGTAATTTAGGTAGACCTGGTTACATGGCTACCACTGAAGGTGTCTGGCCTTACAGTTATGATAGTTGTGATGCGGGCATTACACCAAACCAAAGTTCACCGGATGGTATTTCATATTTACCAGGACAAAGATTAAGTGTTTGCACGTGTGATGGCGAGGATCACCCAAATCAGGGTACTGGTAGAGGTGCTCCAGAAATTGACGTTATTGAAGGTGAAGTTGATACCAAATTAAAAGTTGGCCTTGCTTCTCAATCCTTGCAAGTCGCTCCCTTTGATATTTGGTATATGCCAGATTATGATTACATAGAAATTTACAACTTTTCCACAACCGTAATGAACACATATGCTGGTGGTCCATTCCAACAAGCTATTTCCGCAGTTTCAACGCTTAACACAACATGGTACGAGTTTGGTCCAGACGCTGGttatttccaaaaatttgccattgaatatttgaatgacgatgatgatggcTATGTTCGTTGGTTTGTGGGTGACACCCCAACATTTACTTTGTACGCAAATGCTTTACATCCAAACGGTAACATTGGGTGGAGACGTATCAGTAAAGAGCCTATGTCTATGATTATCAACTTGGGTATATCGAACAATTGGGCCTATATCGATTGGCAAATGATTTTCTTCCCTGTTACCATGTCTGTTGATTATGTCAGAATTTATCAACCTAACGATTCTATTTCAATTACATGTGATCCTGCAGATTATCCAACTTATGATTACATCATCGATCATCCAAAGGCTTATGAAAATGTGAATTACACGTCATGGGAGGCTGCAGGGTATGATATACCCAAAAACGCATTAACTGGAGGTTGTTCAAGTTCTAAATACAAACTTGCCTCTTCCTAG
- the SAM4 gene encoding S-adenosylmethionine-homocysteine S-methyltransferase SAM4: MPRQPIKEYLEENPKKVLVLDGGQGTELENRGIHVANPVWSTIPFISESFWSNASSKDREIVKGMFQDFLDAGADILMTITYQTSFKSVTENTPIKTLKEYNELLERIVSFSRSCIGDEKYLIGCIGPWGAHVCAEFNGDYGGHPENIDYYAYFKPQLDNFFQNKDLDLIGFETVPNFHELKAILSWDDTILSKPFYIGLSVHENGVLRDGTTMNEIGYYIKSLGSKINPNFLLLGINCVSFSDSPDILESIHKELPDMPLIAYPNSGEIYDTVKKIWLPNHYSDITWNDVVNRYIKAGARIIGGCCRTMPDDIEQVSAAVKKSHK, translated from the coding sequence ATGCCTCGTCAACCtattaaagaatatttagAAGAAAACCCTAAAAAAGTCCTGGTGTTGGATGGCGGCCAGGGTACTGAATTAGAGAATCGTGGTATCCACGTGGCAAATCCAGTATGGTCTACAATACCATTTATCAGTGAATCGTTTTGGTCCAATGCATCATCGAAGGATAGGGAAATCGTGAAAGGCATGTTTCAGGATTTTTTGGATGCCGGTGCAGATATCTTGATGACGATCACATATCAAACAAGTTTCAAGTCAGTTACTGAGAATACGCCAATCAAGACTTTGAAGGAGTACAATGAACTTTTGGAAAGGATCGTGAGCTTCTCACGTTCTTGTATTGGAGATGAAAAATACTTAATTGGATGTATTGGGCCCTGGGGTGCTCATGTCTGTGCGGAATTCAACGGCGATTATGGTGGGCATCCTGAAAATATAGACTACTATGCATATTTCAAACCGCAGCtcgataatttttttcagaacAAGGATTTGGACTTGATAGGCTTCGAAACTGTCCCCAACTTCCATGAATTGAAAGCAATTCTGTCCTGGGATGACACCATATTATCAAAGCCTTTCTATATTGGTCTTTCAGTCCATGAAAATGGAGTCCTTAGAGATGGTACAACCATGAACGAAATTGgatattatataaagtCCCTCGGTAGTAAAATCAATCCCAACTTCTTATTATTGGGTATCAATTGTGTTAGTTTCAGTGACTCCCCTGATATCTTAGAATCTATTCATAAAGAGTTACCGGACATGCCGTTAATTGCTTATCCAAATAGTGGTGAAATATATGATACTGTGAAGAAAATCTGGTTACCAAATCACTATTCTGATATAACTTGGAATGATGTAGTCAATAGATACATAAAAGCAGGAGCAAGGATTATTGGTGGCTGTTGCAGAACTATGCCTGATGACATTGAGCAGGTATCTGCCGCAGTAAAAAAATCACATAAATAA
- the SAM3 gene encoding bifunctional polyamine/amino acid permease SAM3 gives MSSSVVNKEVSKIYTDSVKTGSEFSSSEKGTFLYRFRDSFKRVDLDATIDEDDSKYTAEEKVQLRLAKQPLKKALMQRHLTMIAIGGTLGTGLFIGLGYSLASGPGCLLIGFILVGLSMFCVVQSAAELSCQYPVSGSYATHVTRFIDESIGFTVSTNYALAWLISFPSELMGSAMVIQYWNDSVDPAVWIAIFYLFVMFLNLFGVEGFAETEFWLSIIKILAIIIFIIIGIVLICGGGPGSSGYIGTKYWHNPGSFAHPVFKSLCNTFVSAAFSFGGAELVLLTAAESKKISAISRAAKGTFWRIAVFYITTVVIIGCLVPYTDERLLGASSDEDVTASPFVIALTNAGSMGSSVANFMNVIILVAVISVCNSCVYASSRVIQALGSAGQLPRICGYIDKKGRPLVGIVICGIFGLLAFLIDCSEEGTVFTWLFALCSISSFFTWFCICFSQVRYRIALKKQNRSNDEIAYKSMLGIYGGILGSLLNILLIMGELYVSISPLDESPSASAFFENCLSIPIMIVVYIFHKTYKKGWRSLFIPLKHIDLDTGRAVENLALFKQQREEQKIIIASKPFYYRVYRFWC, from the coding sequence ATGAGTTCTTCTGTGGTCAATAAAGAAGTGAGCAAGATATATACCGACAGTGTCAAGACTGGCTCAGAATTTAGCTCTTCAGAAAAAGGAACCTTTCTATACAGATTCAGAGATTCATTCAAGAGAGTGGATTTAGATGCTACGATAGACGAAGATGACTCGAAGTATACTGCTGAAGAGAAGGTACAGTTGCGACTGGCTAAACAGCCTCTGAAAAAGGCATTAATGCAAAGACATTTGACCATGATAGCAATCGGGGGCACTTTAGGTACTGGTTTATTTATTGGTTTAGGCTACTCATTAGCGTCAGGTCCAGGCTGTCTACTAATTGGTTTCATACTTGTTGGTCTTTCCATGTTTTGTGTCGTACAGAGCGCTGCAGAACTCTCGTGCCAATATCCTGTTTCGGGTTCTTATGCTACACATGTAACCagatttattgatgaatcaATCGGTTTTACAGTTTCCACAAATTATGCACTAGCTTGGCTAATATCGTTTCCCAGCGAACTCATGGGAAGTGCAATGGTGATCCAATACTGGAACGATTCTGTGGATCCTGCCGTCTGGATTGCCATATTCTATCTTTTTGTGATGTTCCTAAACCTTTTTGGTGTTGAAGGCTTTGCTGAAACAGAGTTCTGGCTTtcaataatcaaaatattggccattatcattttcattatcatcgGAATCGTACTTATATGTGGTGGAGGTCCCGGTTCCAGTGGTTATATAGGTACAAAATACTGGCACAATCCAGGTTCTTTTGCCCATCCAGTTTTCAAGAGTCTATGCAATACATTCGTTTCAGCTGCCTTTTCGTTTGGCGGTGCTGAATTGGTTCTCTTGACTGCAGCTGAatcgaaaaaaatatctgcCATTTCTAGAGCTGCAAAGGGAACTTTTTGGAGAATTGCTGTCTTTTACATTACCACTGTTGTCATAATTGGATGTCTAGTACCATATACAGACGAGCGACTTCTTGGCGCCTCaagtgatgaagatgtcACCGCTTCGCCATTTGTCATTGCCCTAACTAATGCTGGTTCAATGGGCTCAAGCGTGGCAAATTTCATGAATGTTATTATTCTTGTTGCCGTAATTTCTGTCTGTAATTCATGCGTCTATGCTTCTTCAAGAGTAATCCAAGCATTAGGTTCAGCTGGCCAATTACCAAGAATTTGCGGCTACATTGACAAGAAAGGAAGGCCATTGGTGGGTATTGTCATCTGTGGTATCTTTGGTCTATTGGCTTTCCTCATTGACTGTTCTGAGGAAGGCACCGTTTTCACCTGGTTATTTGCATTGTGTTCCATATCTTCATTCTTCACCTGGTTCTGTATATGCTTCTCTCAGGTAAGGTACAGAATAGCCttgaaaaaacaaaatagaTCGAATGACGAGATCGCATATAAGTCAATGCTGGGTATCTATGGTGGTATATTAGGTTCTCTTCTGAACATATTGCTAATCATGGGGGAACTTTACGTCTCAATTTCTCCATTGGACGAATCACCAAGTGCATCTGCATTCTTCGAGAATTGTCTCAGTATACCGATTATGATTGTCGTCTACATTTTTCACAAAACATACAAGAAAGGCTGGAGATCACTGTTTATTCCTCTAAAACACATCGACTTGGACACTGGTAGAGCCGTGGAAAATCTTGCACTGTTCAAACAACAACgtgaagaacaaaaaataataattgcTTCCAAGCCTTTCTACTACAGAGTGTATAGATTCTGGTGCTAA
- the QCR2 gene encoding ubiquinol--cytochrome-c reductase subunit 2 (similar to Saccharomyces cerevisiae QCR2 (YPR191W); ancestral locus Anc_7.548): MLRSHLSRQVVRRYTISTVNGNPGKVSILTVKVHGGSRYAEKDGLAHLLSRFNYQNTNGKSSLRLVRESELLGGKFESMVDREFITLKATFLSENLPYFVNAMGNVLYKTTFRPHELVESVFPAANYDSQIRSMDPIAKAQDALYNITYRTGLGNPVLYDGVQSISLDDIKNYSNKVYTKENINIIGEGIEENSLKKFVQDSLISSLPNGKALKSEAVPKAYSGESRVRATGESVVGIGIPLKKADIPLFEVLSTYLTCPLFPGFESVHSSFVDTYHNSYGLFQLYLKGTDAGILSKSLKSIVGQLKKNNDIAKAMELAKIKMNEVVNTEIIKPFKLDGFNYVAVGDTSKLPFKEEL; the protein is encoded by the coding sequence ATGTTAAGATCACATTTATCAAGACAGGTTGTCAGGCGTTATACAATTAGTACGGTAAATGGTAATCCGGGGAAGGTTTCTATATTAACGGTGAAAGTTCATGGTGGGTCACGTTATGCAGAGAAAGATGGTCTGGCCCATTTATTGTCGAGGTTTAATTATCAAAATACCAATGGAAAGTCTTCCTTGAGATTAGTTAGAGAGTCCGAGTTATTAGGCGGTAAGTTTGAATCTATGGTAGACAGGGAATTTATTACCCTGAAAGCGACGTTtttatcagaaaatttaccaTATTTTGTCAATGCTATGGGAAATGTTTTGTATAAGACTACTTTCAGACCCCATGAACTCGTAGAATCCGTCTTTCCAGCGGCAAACTACGATTCTCAAATCAGATCTATGGATCCAATAGCTAAGGCTCAGGATGCATTGTACAATATCACTTACAGGACTGGTTTGGGTAACCCAGTTTTGTATGATGGCGTCCAATCAATTTCTCTCgatgatattaaaaattattcGAACAAAGTCTacacaaaagaaaatatcaatattatagGTGAAGGCATTGAGGAAAACagtttgaaaaagtttgTACAGGATTCTTTGATTAGTAGCTTGCCAAATGGGAAAGCTTTGAAATCGGAAGCAGTTCCGAAGGCTTACTCTGGTGAATCGAGAGTCAGAGCAACGGGAGAATCAGTAGTAGGGATTGGTATCCCACTCAAAAAAGCGGATATTCCACTATTTGAGGTCCTTTCGACGTATTTGACATGTCCACTATTCCCAGGTTTTGAATCAGTccattcttcttttgtgGATACGTACCATAACTCCTACGGACTTTTTCAGCTCTATCTAAAAGGCACAGACGCTGGCATCTTGTCAAAGAGCCTCAAATCGATAGTAGGTCAACTAAAGAAAAACAATGACATTGCAAAAGCTATGGAATTGGCCAAAATCAAGATGAATGAAGTTGTGAATACAGAAATCATCAAGCCATTTAAACTTGATGGTTTCAATTACGTTGCGGTTGGAGACACATCCAAATTACCATTCAAAGAGGAATTGTGA